The Drosophila subobscura isolate 14011-0131.10 chromosome A, UCBerk_Dsub_1.0, whole genome shotgun sequence genome includes the window CACATAATTCGCtgcgattcgattcgattttgtttgctgtctggAGGTATCGAGTGGCGCTCTCTTTGTGGAACCCTTACGAAAACCAGACCAGTCGCCGACTTACCTTCGGCAACAAGTTGTGAAGGATAACcagtactgctgctgctgctgctggcctgctgctctgctcaaGATCTGCAATGGGTGAACGACACGAGtatgggaatgagaatgggtAGCAGTAAGTACAAGTAAGTGGAGCATTATGAGTGTGAGTATGAGTAGCAGTACTCGTACGCATAGCAGTGCAAGTATTCGCGCCGTCAGACATGCTTGGTGTACTacaaattacgcatacgccgcattgTACAAGCAGGCAACcaggcaacaggcaaaaaCACAGATAAAGTATCTCTCTACACCGTCTACACCGTACACGTTGGCTTTAGTCTTTGTTGCTGTAttgcaaaagcaaactaaATCCAAAATCAGTCAGtctggcagtcagtcagtcagtcgggcAGCTAGTCAGCGACtagccagagggagagacagagagagagagagagactcacATAAAAGTTGCATGCGTTCGAAATCAGTTTAAGGTGAATTAGATtttgacacaaacacacacacacatacagaagatagcaaatatgtatgtgtatgcaaaaCTACACAAAGAGttaaaaaattatgaaattagtTGCAGACTTTGTTCGgctttatttttcttggtttttttttgttgctttttggtttttgccaaAATCGAAAATGACAACGAAATTAGCTTTAATGGCCGGACCTCTGcctgcatttgttgctgtctctttGGCAGTGCCACGCCCGCTTGTCATGCTGGCACTAGGGCGTCGTTGTGACATTTAAATTCGGGACACTGCAAAAGCAGCTTCCAGACCTCGTAGATGGGATGTAGGAGGAGAAGTAAGCATGTCGGATGGATGGTTAAAGAGTCattaaaataatgcaaaagACGTATTAATTACTGCTGTCGCTACTGTTCTTCGATAATGTTTGCAAAGTGTTTTCAAATCGGTTTTTGGGCTTTGCCCCTACCTAACTGGCAATAATCTGGCCCCCATCTTTGATGGCTGATCTAAATTAATAGCCAAGTTTATGGACTGGCACAACAATTAATGCTCATTCCGGTAGCGCTCAAATTGTAGCTCTAATTGCAGGAgagacactgccactggctgctgGAGACTGACTTGTCCCTGCCATTGAACCAGGCCATTCATGGCGCATCAATTAATTGTGGCTCTGGTACCTACGACGTTgacaacattttaaattgttcaaGACTCGCTTCAGTTCAGTTCGGATGAGTCTGTTGCCTGACAGTTCACTTTGCCATGTGCCCGCCCAATGgtgcaattaaatgtaaaagaCATTGCAGCCAGTCCCCTGTAGTCCGTAGTCTGTAGTCTGtagctgttgccgttgctggaTTCGGTGTCGATGTCAGAGTTGATGTcgtttgccattgttgtttcTTGCCTGTTCAACTTTTAATGACAGGCCATAGACAATAACAAGGTTGTGCGGAGCAGCCCAATCCCCGATCTCTGTGGCAGCTTCATCTTTTCATCTTCTTCGTTTTGTCTTTCCCCTGATTTAATTGCCACCGTTTTTGGGGCCATTACATGCGGGGGGGAGGCACTGGTGTGTAAGTAGCTGCACATTGCTCAGTGTCTCTGGCTCGGACTTTGCGCTGATTTTGAGTCATCGAATCCAATCGAATGGCGAGCTGTGATTGCGAGTGCCAGCCAGGGGAGGTGCCATAGGCAGGCAGCACTTGTCATTGCATAAATTAGCCCATAGCCCACAGTCTCTCACAGTCTGTCTCCGGCTCAGAGCCTTGCAGCCTCGGTGACTAATTGCAAACAATTACAGATAATAAGTGGACAATATTGTACGTGTACGAGTGTACTCGTACTGTAAACATAAGACCTGGGGTGAGCCCACTGCAGACAAATCACTTCTAATGCCAGCGGACAACATGATGTGAGACTCGATTGCCGACTGCAACGGCcgcttgcaactgcaactgccgcCTGGCACTGCCTCTCCATTGCCCCCGTCTCAGCCTCTCTTTCTGTGAAAAGGAAACTGTCAGCCGCTCAAAACACACACCGAGACCCATTCTAGCATGCAAAAGCTGCACACAGGATGCTCTACATGAAAATATGTAAGCCAATTGTTGTACACTATACAAGTGTAGCTACAACTATGTTCCATGCtgtgtttgctctgctctggggaAGCTTCTTTTTGGCAGCCAATGAGCTCGTAAACTTTCGCATTATTCACTCAAAAGCACTTTGGAAATTGTGGCAGGgccaaacaacagaaataaaatcataatGCATTTAAGCCGAGTTAACATGTTAACagctctgcggctgctgctgaggctacGGCGGCTTTCGGTTTGGCCGTCATTTTTCAGCGGATTGGCAAACCGAACGTGgtgttgccaaaaacaaaaacaacaacaaaattcaaaacatTTCAGCGTGTTTTTTGGGTGTGAAATaatggcaaaaggaaaggCCACAGATACGGAGAAACGGAATCATGATTGATCAGTTTTGCTGTGACTATTTCTTGGTTGTTGTCCCAACAATACGTGTTATCGATCAGGTCGTTTGATGCCTCCTCTTGATGCTGTCTCTCGATTATTTCTTGTGGTGTTTTGTGTCGTGTCCCGTGGTCATCTGGTGGCACACTTCAAAGGCACAACAGCACCACAGCTTTGGCATTACTAAGCACGGTTTTAGCAAGTGACTGGCTGAATTTTCGAACTGGATTGGATATCaatcaggcagcaggcagctggcaaACTGGCAATCTGGCAGCCGCTTGCCTGAATTTAGACTGTGTCTGGCAGGCTGTCTGGCATTTGATTGCCGCAGTGATTGGCTGCCCTGACAAAAAATCTCtgcataattaaatgcatgATTTGGCGTTAAATTATTTCGGGGAAAGGATGTAAAGTCAGGAGTCAGGAGTCGGctaagcagctgctggccctaATAGATTTTCTATCGATTAATCAGAATGCTACCAGCCATTGTTTGCGGCCATCTTGgagttattttattttaattatttttaatgatatttccattccatttgcttATCCTTCTTCTACTCGGCATTCCCTTTCTTCCCCCACCGCGTTTATTTCTTAGGACTTAGGACTCAATTTCAAAACCAATTGTATAATCATCGTTGAATGTTGCAATGAAATCGAAGCAAAAGCACTCTAAAAGTGCCGTCCAAAATTGCAGCAACTTAAGAgtttacttttaatatttatggcgCTATTTATTatgttaatttgttgttgttttcgccTCTGGCTACGGCTTCAGCCACGTTCCGCTTGgctggcagtcaggcagtcatcGATTTCTCATTGATGACAGATGCATTTGCTATCGAATACCCTGGCTGAGGGCATTATAATTGCATATCCCCAAGATCCCCTGTAGAGCGAACCCTTTTTGCACTGCGTATGCGTGTTAGTGATGGAACATTTCAGCAAATCTATCGGTACCAGACGCTTCAACAGCCGCGGTGCCACCCCCCGCAATGACAGCCTTTGATGTCTTGCCTTGATGTGTGGTAGCCAGGCgccaataaacataaaccaaagtgtaacagcaacaaattgcaacaaataaaagtgcaaagtTTACATGAAATAACTAATTCCTGCGCTCTCTGGCAGTTCGAACTCGATTTGAGGCAGTGGAGCAGCgaaatcggaatcggaatcggcaTCCAAAATCAAAAAGTTGTTCGCTGCAGTGCAactttttgtctctctctctctatatctggttgtgtgtgtgtgttgccaagCAGCGAAACGAAGTCCAACGATTTGGCAaggttattatttattgcacaAAGATATGTGTTAATAATATACGCACACATATCGCTCGCATATCTGTActtatgtattttgtatacaaaCTTTTGATTCGATCGATGGCAGcgccgctctgctctgctctttggcCTTTGACAATTGTCAATAAACCCTAATTGGCAGCACAAATTCCAATGatactcacactcacactcagcCCAGCCACAATGTCAAGTGCCGCTGGCTCATTGGCGCTGGCATTTCCGCTTCCGCCTGTGGCTCCAAGCCAACAAAAgggtttttactttttttgctgtACTAATGGCAACCACaagtcagtggcagtggcagccggcAGTTGCCACAAACGAGCTGACAATTAAAAGTGGGACAAAGAATGCGGCAAGAATGCGAAGAGCCTAAAGCTGGGGCTACCAAATTAGTGGAAATCTGAAATCAGATCCGGCTGAAGGTCTGCCATctttgtcttaatttgatcAATTTTTGAAGCGCTCTAAAAGCCCTGAAAGTCGACACGTATGCGGAGCTATTTAAGGTTCATAAAACTGCCATTAGATGAGCGAATTAAGTGGCCAATGGAGCTGCGATCTGCGAGCAGTAAATTCACGATCTAAGGGCAATCGAAGCATTAAAGGGCAGGCCACTATAATTGACAGAGTTTTGtgtcgcttttttttttggttatttaatTGGTTGAATTTGTACACTAAATACACGCACTTAGGAGTGGGGCATAGACTCGTATTTGATGACTATATCTTATGGCTTATGGCTGATGGCTTATGCCTTCCCCTAACCATTCGGCGCTTTGTTGCGTTTAGTCGCTTATGTCATGTCAATCCAAGTTGAACCTCCCCTGCCCTCTCTGCCCATTGCCCTTTGTCTTTGTCGCACTTGAAAGGTTAAACGAGCGTAACGCCTGCGGCTTGGACTTCgccttcgcttcgcttcgatGCCAAAGCCCCCACCGCCATACGTCTACGTCTGAGTCCACAGCTACGGATGATCATTGAGATCGAGATGTACCCAGAGAGTACAGCCAGCTACTGGTAATTAAGAGTCACGCACAGCTGCGACACCTGcgatgaagctgctgctgctgctgctgtctcttcCCCGAAATGGCTTATATAAATGCTTTTAATTTCAAGCACCTTTTGGTTTGCCGCCACGGGGAAATGGCCCCATTAGGAAATTGGCTAATGGCTAATGGCTAATGGGTTTGATCTGTGCCTAatggtcgctgctgctgctgtctagCTTGTGGTTCTTTCTGGCAGCTGCCATCTGCAGAGCAGAAccattgccacgcccacttgcGACTTGGAGATCGATGGAAAATTAGCATATGACAAAGAGACAACTGGCTGACATGGCTGAATGGATCgatggctgggctggctggatgCACAAACGattgcacaacaaaagcaaaaggagaaggaggagctgaagaGGCGTAACTAGcgcagctgccacgcccacagctcAGGCGGAGCGGAAACGAATATCGATCGATCCGATGCTATAATAAAAAGTGCGTGCACCTCGTGGTCGCAGTTTTCGTTGAGTCGCCACCGCTACATGCAGATGGACAATATCCGCGTGAgagtgctgctcctgctcctctgcgTCATCGTGCCACGGGCCAGCAGTcggccgagcagcagcagcagcagcgggatgCAGCTGCAATCCCATTACCTGAGAGCCATGACAGCGTACCGCCGCCTGGAGCGGACTCTGCCGCGGCAGGAGCTGCGCGCCCTCACGGGCATTGGCCTGCTGAATGGCGCACGGCAGGCGGAGGAGCTGATGGAGCAGCATCTGGTGGGGGCCATCaaggagctgttgctgcagcaggacagcGAACGGGTGTTGCCCCACATCGATGccattgagcagcagctgacgcGGGATCAGCGAGCCCTCGAAATCCTGAGCAGCGCCCTGGACGTACTCTCGGACACAAAGGACGATCACGAGTTCCGGCTGGAGCTGCGCGAgttggcgcagcagcagcacgaggatgagctgcagcagcaggagatctCGGCGGACAATACGGGCGGACAGCAGCCGGAGGGGGAGTtgcagctggaactggaactgggggAGCGACTGGGCCAGCTGCGCAGGCAAATCCTCAAGCAAGTGCCACAAATGAAACTGCAACTGGATGCAAAGATCGAGAAGGCGCTGCAGCATTTGCTGGAGCAAGCCTCCGAGGACGGGCCGCTGGCCAAGGCCCGCCAGAAGGTCATACAGAAGCGAGCggtgcaggaggagcatcagcacgacgacgaggaggaggaggagccacaaCAATTGCCCGAGGAAATGCGCATCATCAAGTCCATTCTGTCAGAGGTAGGTGGCTGCTTCAgcgtgtggctgccacatttAACCCCAGGCCAAACATTTGCGCTTGCAGGATGACTTCCGCGAGAAtctggtggagcagcagcagcagcagccggagagACGCAGCAATCAGCAGCCGGAGAGACGCAGCAAGCAAACGCAGGAGcacaatcagcagcagggGTTCCACAACAACTCGGAGCTGGATGATCTGCAGGAGGACGAAGacgcggagcagcagctggacttTAAAGTGAGTAAAGAGCCAATTGCTCGCCGTGTGACTAAcacccaaaaccaaagcccCCAACCCGAACCCCGAACCCACACTTAACCCATTGCCGACATGGTCTAGTCTTAACCCAACTAACGGGCTCTTGAAGTCGCCAAATGTTACAGCCAAGGGCAGCAGAGCTAAGCAAAAGGCGAAAGCAAAAGAcaagcccaaacccaagccaaaAACGAATCAGAatgccaagcagcagctggagcctACAGCTGCAACTGGCACCAACGAAGCCCAGGTCCAGTCCGAGGCACAGTCCGAgacggatgatgatgatgaactgGGAGACATTGGAGACGATGGCgcagcacctgctgctggcggcggtggaggtCTGGTCGGCATCATTGGCAGTCTAAGTGGCGTGA containing:
- the LOC117895796 gene encoding involucrin, which translates into the protein MQMDNIRVRVLLLLLCVIVPRASSRPSSSSSSGMQLQSHYLRAMTAYRRLERTLPRQELRALTGIGLLNGARQAEELMEQHLVGAIKELLLQQDSERVLPHIDAIEQQLTRDQRALEILSSALDVLSDTKDDHEFRLELRELAQQQHEDELQQQEISADNTGGQQPEGELQLELELGERLGQLRRQILKQVPQMKLQLDAKIEKALQHLLEQASEDGPLAKARQKVIQKRAVQEEHQHDDEEEEEPQQLPEEMRIIKSILSEAKHLRLQDDFRENLEHNQQQGFHNNSELDDLQEDEDAEQQLDFKSPNVTAKGSRAKQKAKAKDKPKPKPKTNQNAKQQLEPTAATGTNEAQVQSEAQSETDDDDELGDIGDDGAAPAAGGGGGLVGIIGSLSGGEGGSDVGALIGALTGVVSTLFGPGGLDIETLISTSTSLLSGLLSGNKNFGTVLGQYVGTALEGLSGGGGAINNGQFLGNFLGTVVASLSADPEEEGPPQPLTFAKSLLSSFLEAKFRPAEASEERHDSAELPMPRKKKAREGGGGHAAAGFDSGGFVKQVASHLVSSALGLLLNAALGASGGASKASTGIFSSSSSSSGGGGGHHWKPAAHERSWDYQELF